In Xylanibacter ruminicola 23, a single genomic region encodes these proteins:
- a CDS encoding DUF4835 family protein, with protein MIRNTCLTILALLAVLGVHAQELQVKVSVNHSQIQGTDNSVFENLQQTIEQFMNERAWTDLQFQKNERIQCNLNLTVNKYLRDENRFECTALIQANRPVFNAAYNTTLYNNRDANFNFVFQQFDQLSFAEENIDNQLTALLAYYALLMIGLDLDSFAPMGGTDVLQRCLVLVNNAQNLGFTGWKSFEDNRNRFAVINDYMDEGMKPFRQLQYDYYRKGLDEMTNNAERGRTEISAALENDLKQAHENKPLSLLPQTWTDYKKDELANIYKGKGTQKEKQRIYDILMGLNASQNNSWEAIKQ; from the coding sequence ATGATCAGGAATACTTGTTTAACCATACTAGCACTACTTGCAGTTCTTGGCGTACATGCCCAAGAGCTGCAAGTTAAGGTTAGTGTGAACCACAGTCAGATACAAGGCACCGATAACAGCGTGTTTGAGAACCTGCAGCAAACCATCGAGCAGTTTATGAACGAGCGCGCATGGACCGACCTGCAGTTTCAGAAAAACGAACGTATCCAGTGCAACCTGAACCTGACCGTAAACAAGTATCTTCGCGATGAGAACCGCTTTGAGTGTACCGCCCTTATACAAGCCAACCGCCCTGTCTTTAATGCAGCCTATAACACTACATTATATAATAATAGGGATGCCAACTTTAACTTCGTGTTCCAGCAGTTCGACCAGTTGAGCTTTGCCGAAGAGAACATCGACAACCAACTGACCGCTCTCCTAGCCTACTACGCCCTGCTGATGATTGGTTTAGATCTCGACAGCTTTGCGCCCATGGGTGGAACCGATGTGCTGCAGCGCTGCCTGGTGCTGGTAAACAACGCTCAGAACCTGGGCTTTACGGGTTGGAAATCGTTCGAGGACAACCGCAACCGCTTTGCCGTTATCAACGACTATATGGACGAAGGCATGAAGCCCTTCCGCCAGTTGCAATACGATTATTATCGCAAGGGGCTGGACGAGATGACCAATAACGCCGAACGTGGCCGAACAGAAATATCGGCAGCACTCGAGAACGACCTGAAGCAGGCCCACGAAAACAAACCGCTGAGTTTGTTGCCGCAGACATGGACCGACTACAAGAAAGATGAGCTGGCCAATATCTACAAAGGTAAAGGTACACAAAAAGAGAAACAACGTATCTACGATATTCTGATGGGATTGAATGCATCCCAGAACAATAGTTGGGAAGCCATCAAACAATAA
- a CDS encoding serine protease, whose product MKKKVLLILLAVMPLLAGAQPSWVKKATKSVFTLKTFAADGSLIGSSNGFFTSANGDAVSNYTPFKGATRAVVIDAAGKEMPVVSIVGVNDMYDVVKFRVSGKTQPLAISSASATVGSQAWLLPYHEVKNVPAGTVRKAETFQGEYDYYTVALTMPANTVSCPLINQMGEVIGMMQQPATDKDTLNYAVSARFADSLKISGFGMNEASLQETKIKKELPDNIKEAVLALYMAQTQQDSAAYAALIEDFIHKFPNAADGYMYRAQLEAGANDFAAADRDMEMAIKNAQQKDDAHYNYARLIYNKNIFQTDVPYDKWTLDKALEEVRTANAVNPQLMYRQTEANILFAQKKYAEAYDIYNELSSTNMKSAELYFSAARCKEMLKDTTSMLALMDSAMNMYSKPYLKEAAPYLWSRAQARLQAKKFREAIADMNDYEELMKANVNDNFYYIRHQAEIEGRLYQQALNDITRAIVMNPKETLYYAEKASLEIRVGLYDNAIATAKESLSVDANDSDGYLFLGVAQCLKGNKKEGIQNLQKAKEMGNLQADNLIEKYK is encoded by the coding sequence ATGAAAAAGAAAGTTTTATTGATATTACTGGCGGTGATGCCATTGCTGGCAGGTGCTCAGCCTAGCTGGGTAAAGAAAGCCACCAAGTCGGTATTCACCCTGAAAACCTTTGCCGCTGACGGTTCGCTCATCGGCAGCAGTAACGGTTTCTTTACCAGCGCCAATGGCGACGCAGTCAGTAACTACACCCCATTCAAGGGTGCCACAAGAGCTGTAGTGATTGATGCTGCCGGTAAAGAAATGCCCGTAGTAAGCATCGTAGGTGTAAACGATATGTACGATGTAGTAAAGTTCCGTGTAAGCGGTAAAACCCAGCCTCTGGCCATCAGCAGCGCTTCGGCCACTGTAGGCAGTCAGGCTTGGCTGTTGCCTTATCACGAGGTAAAGAACGTGCCAGCAGGTACCGTTCGTAAGGCTGAAACCTTCCAGGGCGAGTACGATTACTATACCGTAGCACTCACCATGCCCGCCAACACCGTTAGCTGTCCGCTGATTAACCAGATGGGCGAAGTAATCGGTATGATGCAGCAGCCCGCTACCGATAAGGATACTCTCAACTATGCCGTAAGCGCCCGCTTTGCCGATTCGCTGAAGATTTCGGGCTTTGGTATGAACGAGGCTAGTCTGCAGGAGACCAAGATTAAGAAGGAGCTGCCCGATAACATCAAGGAGGCTGTTCTGGCACTCTACATGGCCCAGACACAGCAGGATTCTGCCGCTTATGCAGCCCTGATCGAGGACTTTATCCATAAGTTCCCCAACGCTGCCGACGGATATATGTATCGCGCGCAGCTTGAGGCTGGTGCCAACGATTTTGCCGCTGCCGACCGCGATATGGAGATGGCCATCAAGAACGCTCAGCAGAAGGATGATGCGCATTACAACTATGCCCGACTGATCTACAACAAGAATATTTTCCAGACTGACGTGCCTTACGATAAGTGGACACTGGACAAGGCACTCGAAGAGGTTCGTACCGCCAACGCCGTTAACCCACAGCTGATGTATCGTCAGACTGAGGCTAATATCCTGTTTGCCCAGAAGAAATATGCCGAGGCCTACGATATCTACAACGAGCTCTCGAGCACCAACATGAAGAGTGCCGAGCTGTACTTCAGCGCTGCCCGTTGCAAGGAGATGCTGAAGGATACCACCTCGATGCTGGCTCTGATGGATAGCGCTATGAACATGTACAGCAAACCCTATCTGAAAGAGGCCGCTCCTTATCTGTGGTCGCGTGCCCAAGCCCGTTTGCAGGCAAAGAAGTTCCGCGAGGCTATCGCCGATATGAACGATTACGAGGAGCTGATGAAGGCCAACGTCAACGATAACTTCTACTACATCCGTCACCAGGCCGAAATCGAAGGTCGTTTGTATCAGCAGGCACTCAACGATATCACCCGCGCCATCGTAATGAATCCTAAGGAGACACTTTATTACGCCGAGAAGGCATCGCTCGAAATCCGTGTGGGTCTTTACGACAATGCGATTGCCACCGCCAAGGAGAGCCTGAGCGTTGATGCTAACGACAGCGACGGTTACCTGTTCTTAGGTGTGGCCCAGTGCCTGAAGGGCAACAAGAAAGAGGGAATACAAAACCTGCAGAAAGCCAAGGAAATGGGCAATCTGCAGGCAGATAACTTGATTGAGAAATACAAATAA
- a CDS encoding replication-associated recombination protein A — MAQPLAERLRPRTLDEYIGQEHLVGEGAVLRKMIDAGRIPSFILWGPPGVGKTTLAQIIAHKLETPFYTLSAVTSGVKDVREVIERAQKGRFFNEASPILFIDEIHRFSKSQQDSLLGAVEKGIVTLIGATTENPSFEVIRPLLSRCQLYVLKSLQKDDLQKLLERAIHTDAILKERNIVLQETSAMLRYSGGDARKLLNILELVVEAEAGDEVVITDEKVVNRLQQNPLAYDKDGEMHYDIISAFIKSIRGSDPDAALYWLARMIEGGEDPQFIARRLVISASEDIGLANPNALLLANAAFDAVMKIGWPEGRIPLAEATVYLATSPKSNSAYLGVDAALDLVRRTGNQPVPLPIRNAPTQLMKDLGYHDGYKYPHDFAGHFTPQQYMPDALQDERIWHGQHNPTEEKLYQRMVNYWGKRYED; from the coding sequence ATGGCACAACCATTAGCTGAAAGACTGCGTCCACGCACTTTAGATGAGTATATCGGACAAGAACATCTGGTGGGTGAGGGAGCTGTTCTGCGTAAAATGATCGACGCAGGACGCATACCTTCGTTTATCCTTTGGGGCCCTCCTGGAGTGGGTAAAACCACCCTGGCCCAGATTATCGCCCACAAGTTAGAAACACCCTTCTACACGCTCTCGGCTGTAACGAGTGGTGTGAAGGATGTGCGCGAGGTGATTGAGCGCGCTCAGAAGGGCAGGTTCTTCAACGAGGCATCACCTATATTATTTATAGACGAGATACACCGTTTCTCAAAGTCGCAGCAGGACTCGCTGCTGGGGGCTGTAGAGAAGGGTATCGTAACCCTGATTGGTGCCACCACCGAGAACCCGTCGTTCGAGGTGATACGTCCGTTGCTGTCGCGTTGTCAGCTCTATGTGCTCAAGTCGTTACAGAAGGACGATTTGCAGAAACTGCTGGAGCGCGCCATCCATACCGATGCGATTCTGAAGGAGCGAAATATCGTACTACAGGAAACCAGCGCGATGCTGAGATATAGCGGAGGTGATGCTCGTAAGTTGTTGAATATCTTAGAGTTGGTGGTTGAAGCTGAAGCAGGGGATGAAGTGGTGATTACCGACGAGAAGGTGGTGAACCGACTGCAGCAGAATCCGTTGGCTTACGATAAGGATGGCGAGATGCACTACGATATCATCTCGGCGTTTATCAAGAGTATCCGAGGCTCCGATCCTGATGCCGCCTTGTATTGGCTGGCACGTATGATTGAGGGCGGCGAGGACCCGCAGTTCATCGCCCGTCGACTGGTGATCAGCGCTTCTGAAGATATAGGTTTGGCCAATCCAAATGCCTTGTTGCTGGCTAATGCCGCGTTTGATGCTGTGATGAAGATTGGTTGGCCCGAGGGTAGGATTCCTTTAGCCGAGGCTACTGTTTATCTGGCCACATCACCAAAGAGCAACAGCGCCTACTTAGGCGTTGATGCAGCACTCGACCTGGTGCGCCGAACGGGTAATCAGCCAGTGCCGCTGCCCATCCGTAATGCGCCCACACAGTTGATGAAGGATCTGGGCTATCACGACGGCTATAAGTATCCGCACGACTTTGCTGGGCATTTTACACCGCAGCAGTATATGCCCGATGCTCTGCAAGACGAACGCATCTGGCACGGGCAGCATAATCCTACCGAAGAGAAATTATACCAACGCATGGTGAACTATTGGGGAAAAAGATACGAAGACTAA
- the dnaB gene encoding replicative DNA helicase, with protein sequence MAEQTNRRRKSSNQPVDPTYGHLQPQALEIEKAVLGALMIDKDAYAVVCEILRPESFYEPRNQMVYAAIRDLSMEEKPVDILTVTDQLAKSGNLEQVGGPGYVAELSSNVVSSANIEYHANIIAQKSLARQLISFSSMIQTKAFDETIDVEDLMQEAEGSLFELSQHNMKKDYTSIDPVISLAVKGIQDAAKNTDGLTGVSTGYFKLDDLTSGWQASDLVIIAGRPAMGKTSFALSMAKNIAADIRTPMAFFSLEMSNVQLVNRLISNACEIQGSKILNGQLQRDEWERLDKNINKLLGAPLYIDDTPGLSVFELRTKARRLVREHGVKLIMIDYLQLMNANGMRFSSRQEEVSTISRSLKGLAKELNIPILALSQLNRGVESREGLEGKRPQLSDLRESGAIEQDADMVLFVHRPEYYHIYQDDNGRDLHGMAQIIIAKHRKGATGDVLLTFRGEYTRFENPEDKAIENRAPMGGGEILGSKINGDNPPLPPSDPNEPLPF encoded by the coding sequence ATGGCAGAACAAACAAATAGACGAAGAAAGAGTAGTAACCAGCCCGTAGATCCTACCTACGGACACCTTCAGCCACAGGCTCTGGAGATTGAGAAGGCTGTGCTGGGTGCGCTGATGATTGATAAGGATGCCTACGCGGTAGTGTGCGAGATTCTGCGTCCTGAGAGCTTCTACGAGCCTCGTAACCAGATGGTTTATGCCGCCATACGCGACTTGAGTATGGAGGAGAAACCAGTTGATATTCTGACGGTTACCGATCAGTTGGCTAAGTCGGGAAATCTGGAGCAGGTGGGCGGTCCCGGTTATGTGGCCGAGCTGAGCTCTAATGTGGTATCATCGGCCAATATCGAGTATCACGCCAATATCATCGCCCAGAAGTCGCTGGCCCGTCAGCTCATCTCGTTCTCGAGCATGATTCAGACCAAGGCTTTCGACGAGACGATTGATGTTGAGGACCTGATGCAGGAGGCCGAGGGTTCGCTCTTCGAGTTGTCGCAGCACAACATGAAGAAGGACTATACCTCGATCGACCCCGTTATCTCGCTGGCTGTAAAGGGTATCCAGGATGCCGCTAAGAACACCGACGGTTTGACGGGTGTTTCAACCGGTTACTTTAAGCTCGACGACCTGACCAGTGGATGGCAGGCTTCCGACTTGGTGATTATCGCCGGACGTCCTGCGATGGGTAAGACATCGTTTGCCCTCTCGATGGCCAAGAATATTGCCGCCGATATCCGTACACCTATGGCTTTCTTCTCGTTAGAGATGTCGAACGTTCAGTTGGTAAACCGATTGATCTCGAATGCCTGTGAGATTCAGGGGTCGAAGATTCTGAACGGACAGCTGCAACGTGACGAGTGGGAGCGACTGGATAAGAACATCAACAAGCTGTTGGGCGCACCGCTGTATATCGACGATACCCCAGGTCTTTCGGTATTCGAGTTGCGTACCAAGGCCCGTCGACTGGTTCGTGAGCATGGTGTGAAGCTGATTATGATCGACTACCTGCAGCTGATGAATGCCAACGGTATGCGATTCAGCAGCCGACAGGAAGAGGTGTCAACCATCTCTCGTTCGCTCAAGGGTTTGGCTAAGGAGTTGAATATTCCCATCCTGGCACTGAGTCAGCTGAACCGTGGTGTTGAGAGCCGTGAGGGATTGGAAGGAAAGCGCCCACAGCTGAGCGACCTGCGTGAGTCGGGAGCCATCGAGCAGGATGCCGACATGGTACTGTTCGTACACCGTCCTGAGTACTATCATATCTATCAGGATGATAACGGACGCGACCTGCATGGTATGGCGCAGATTATTATTGCTAAACACCGTAAGGGTGCTACGGGCGACGTGCTGCTTACCTTCCGTGGTGAGTACACCCGTTTCGAGAATCCCGAGGATAAAGCTATCGAGAACCGTGCCCCAATGGGAGGCGGCGAGATATTGGGATCAAAAATAAACGGAGACAACCCACCGTTGCCTCCGTCAGATCCAAACGAACCGTTACCTTTCTAA
- a CDS encoding 3'-5' exonuclease, translated as MKLNLTKPLVIFDLETTGLDLVKDRIIQISYIKVYPDGHEERGNELVNPEKPIEPMITQLTGISNDDVKDKPTFKQLGAVLAEKFTGCDFAGFNSNHFDIPLLAEEFLRAGVDFDFSKCKMIDAQTIFHKMERRNLAAAYKFYCGRKMEEDFEAHRADQDTEATYRVLMGELDKYAPGANEDPEKVLENDMNKLAEFSRVNNNVDFAGRIVWGEMKDRNGNTLLDEQGNPRLTEVFNFGKHKGIPVADVLHIDPGYYSWILSGDFTYNTKQILTRIRLRESKLNG; from the coding sequence AACTACGGGCCTTGACTTGGTTAAGGACCGTATTATCCAGATCTCGTATATAAAAGTATATCCCGACGGACACGAAGAGCGTGGCAACGAGTTGGTAAACCCCGAAAAGCCCATCGAGCCGATGATTACCCAGCTTACGGGTATCTCGAACGACGATGTAAAGGATAAGCCCACATTCAAGCAGTTGGGCGCCGTGCTGGCCGAGAAGTTTACTGGCTGCGACTTTGCGGGCTTTAACTCAAACCACTTTGATATTCCCCTACTCGCTGAGGAATTCCTGCGTGCTGGCGTAGATTTTGATTTCAGCAAGTGCAAGATGATCGACGCACAGACCATCTTCCATAAGATGGAGCGCCGTAATCTGGCTGCTGCCTACAAGTTCTACTGCGGACGCAAGATGGAGGAAGACTTCGAAGCACACCGTGCCGACCAGGATACCGAAGCCACCTACCGTGTGCTGATGGGCGAGCTGGACAAGTATGCACCAGGTGCTAACGAGGATCCCGAGAAGGTGCTTGAGAACGATATGAACAAGTTGGCCGAATTCTCACGTGTAAACAACAACGTGGATTTTGCCGGTCGTATCGTTTGGGGCGAGATGAAGGACCGCAACGGTAACACCCTACTCGACGAACAGGGCAACCCACGCCTCACCGAGGTGTTCAACTTCGGTAAGCACAAGGGCATTCCTGTAGCCGACGTGCTGCATATCGACCCAGGCTACTACAGCTGGATTCTGTCGGGCGACTTCACGTATAACACCAAGCAAATACTTACAAGAATTCGTCTTCGCGAGTCAAAACTTAACGGATGA
- the recN gene encoding DNA repair protein RecN, which translates to MLKHLYIKNFTLIDELDISLYEGFSVITGETGAGKSIILGAIALLLGQRADSKTIKQGAEKCVIEAHFDLSRYNMQAFFDENDIEYDADDCIIRRELTAAGKSRAFINDTPVALSMLKELGDQLMDVHSQHQNLLLNKQDFQLEVVDIIADDAAQLTKYQQTYTAYQAAEKELAELQAAIERNRENRDFLQFQYEELENAHLVEGEQEELEQRSDTMEHSEDIKSALYTTDNALSADQNGVIEQLRSSLSALRSIEAVYPEVGDLIQRIDSSYIDLKDVAHEISSLLESVDFDPAELDQVNNRLDRIYELEKKYHVDAIEALIEKREMLHQQLQAIENGDESLDEVKARVSQLEAQARKEAEALTKLRTKAVKKIEDEMQKRLVPLGMPHVRFSIQLTTIELGVNGCDRVSFLFSANTSTPLQPVSQVASGGEIARVMLSLKAMISGAVKLPTIIFDEIDTGVSGKTAEMMAQIMKEMGGHGRQVISITHLPQIAALGSVHYKVEKNETANGTTSKMRQLDADERIREIAQMLSGSDVSEAAIQNAKALLGH; encoded by the coding sequence ATGCTTAAGCATTTATATATCAAGAACTTTACGCTGATCGACGAGCTGGACATCTCGCTCTACGAAGGTTTCTCGGTGATTACCGGTGAGACCGGAGCCGGAAAGAGTATTATCCTGGGCGCCATCGCCTTGCTATTAGGACAGCGTGCCGACTCGAAGACCATCAAACAGGGAGCCGAGAAATGTGTGATTGAGGCGCATTTTGATTTGTCGCGTTACAACATGCAGGCTTTCTTTGATGAGAACGATATCGAGTACGATGCCGACGACTGTATCATCCGTCGCGAACTGACAGCAGCCGGTAAGAGTCGTGCGTTTATCAACGACACGCCCGTGGCACTCTCGATGCTCAAGGAGTTAGGCGACCAGCTGATGGATGTTCACTCGCAGCACCAGAACCTGTTGCTTAACAAGCAAGACTTCCAGTTAGAGGTGGTAGATATCATTGCCGACGATGCCGCCCAGTTGACCAAATACCAGCAGACATACACTGCTTATCAGGCTGCCGAAAAGGAACTGGCAGAGCTGCAGGCAGCTATCGAGCGTAACCGCGAGAACCGCGATTTCCTGCAGTTCCAGTATGAGGAGCTGGAGAATGCGCACCTGGTTGAAGGCGAGCAGGAAGAGTTGGAACAGCGCAGCGACACGATGGAGCACTCCGAGGATATCAAGAGCGCCCTCTATACCACCGACAATGCCCTATCGGCCGATCAGAACGGTGTGATAGAACAGTTGCGCTCGTCGCTCTCGGCCTTACGCAGCATCGAGGCTGTTTATCCCGAGGTGGGCGATTTGATTCAGCGTATCGACAGCAGTTATATCGATCTGAAGGATGTGGCTCACGAAATCAGCAGCCTGTTAGAGTCGGTTGATTTCGATCCTGCCGAACTGGATCAGGTTAACAACCGCTTGGACCGCATCTACGAGTTAGAGAAGAAATACCACGTTGACGCTATCGAGGCGCTGATTGAGAAACGCGAAATGTTGCACCAGCAGCTGCAGGCCATCGAGAACGGCGACGAATCGCTCGACGAGGTAAAGGCACGCGTCAGCCAGTTGGAAGCCCAGGCCCGTAAGGAGGCCGAGGCACTTACCAAACTGCGCACCAAGGCTGTCAAGAAGATTGAGGACGAGATGCAGAAGCGCCTGGTACCACTGGGTATGCCACACGTAAGGTTCAGCATCCAACTTACCACTATCGAGCTGGGCGTAAATGGTTGCGACAGGGTTTCGTTTCTGTTCAGCGCCAACACATCTACCCCACTCCAGCCTGTCTCTCAGGTGGCTTCGGGTGGTGAGATTGCCCGTGTGATGCTGTCGCTCAAGGCGATGATCAGCGGTGCCGTGAAGCTGCCAACAATCATCTTCGACGAGATTGATACCGGTGTGAGCGGAAAGACTGCCGAGATGATGGCCCAGATTATGAAAGAGATGGGCGGTCATGGTCGCCAGGTTATCAGCATTACACACCTGCCACAGATTGCAGCCTTAGGTTCGGTACATTATAAGGTTGAGAAGAACGAGACCGCCAATGGTACCACCAGTAAGATGCGCCAGCTTGATGCCGACGAACGTATACGCGAGATTGCTCAGATGCTGAGTGGTAGCGACGTATCGGAAGCAGCGATACAGAATGCGAAAGCACTGCTTGGACATTAA
- a CDS encoding trimeric intracellular cation channel family protein yields the protein MDQELIIKLIELLGTFAFAISGIRHAAAKRFDWFGGYVCGVAVAIGGGTIRDVMLGTTPFWMTNAIYLICTAVALLTVVLFGKWMEPLKNAWFVFDTLGLALFTIAGIQKSLAFDQPFWVAIIMGCITGSAGGVIRDVLLNNEPVIFHKEIYAMACVIGGVAYWGLAELGVAAEISAVVSFIVTCLIRFLAVRYHLSLPVLKEK from the coding sequence ATGGATCAGGAATTGATTATCAAGTTAATAGAGTTATTAGGCACATTTGCCTTTGCAATATCCGGCATCAGGCATGCTGCTGCTAAGCGCTTCGACTGGTTTGGCGGTTATGTGTGTGGTGTGGCTGTGGCTATTGGCGGCGGTACCATCCGCGATGTCATGTTAGGCACCACACCATTCTGGATGACCAACGCTATCTATCTGATTTGTACGGCAGTAGCACTGCTTACGGTGGTGCTCTTCGGCAAATGGATGGAGCCCTTGAAGAACGCTTGGTTTGTGTTCGATACCTTGGGTTTGGCACTCTTTACGATTGCCGGAATCCAGAAGAGTTTAGCCTTCGATCAGCCTTTCTGGGTGGCTATCATCATGGGCTGTATCACCGGTTCGGCTGGTGGTGTGATTCGTGATGTGTTGCTGAACAACGAGCCCGTGATATTCCATAAGGAGATATATGCGATGGCGTGTGTGATAGGCGGTGTGGCCTATTGGGGACTTGCCGAACTGGGTGTAGCAGCCGAAATAAGCGCGGTGGTAAGCTTTATCGTTACCTGCCTGATTCGCTTCCTGGCTGTACGCTATCACCTTTCACTCCCCGTATTAAAGGAAAAATAG